A window of Streptomyces broussonetiae genomic DNA:
GCCGGGTGGCTGCTGTGGATCGCCGCGGAGCACCGGCCGCGGCTGCTGACCGTGTCCCTGGCCGCGACGGCGCTGGGCGGGGGTGCCCTGGGCGGACTGTCCCCGCACTCGGTCGGCATCGCCGCGGCGGCCGTGGCGGCGCTGGTGGCGGCGGCGGCCCTGACCCCCGAGACGTCCATCGCGATCGCCGTGGCCGCCTCACTCGCCCTCGCCGTGACCACCATCGTGGTCGGTGGCGGTACGGCGGTGATGCTCGGCTACCTGGTGCTGGTCGGGGCCGGTCTGGGTATGGGCTTCATCCGTCTCGGCCAGATCCAGCGCGCCGAGCAGGCCGAGGCGCTGCTGGAACAGACCCGCCGCGCCCAGCAGGCCGAGGCCCAGGCCGCCGTCCTGCACGAGCGCACCCGGATCGCCCGCGAGATCCACGACATCCTCGCCCACTCCCTCGGCGCCCTGTCCATGCAACTCGAAGCCGCGCAGGCGCTGTTGCAGGCAAGCCCGGCAACCGGCGAGGACCCCGCCCTGGGCAAGGCCCTCGGATGCGTCGGCCGGGCCGGTGACCTCGCCCGCACGGGCCTGACCGAGACCCGCCGCGCCGTCCACGCCCTGCGCGAGGACAGCGTGCTTCTGCCCGAGTTGCTGGCCCGCCTGGCCACCGGGCCCGAGCAGGACGACACCGCCCCCGCCGTGCGCCTCCAGGTCGCGGGGACCGTCCGCCGCCTGGAGCCGGACGCCACCCTCGCCGTGCTGCGTACCGCGCAGGAGGCGGTCACCAACGCGGCCAAACACGCCCCTGGCCAACCTGTCACGCTCACCCTCGTCTACACCGAGGACCACACCACGCTCACCGCTTCCAACCCGCTGTCCGACGCCGCCGCTCCCCGGCCCCTCGGCGCCAGCGGAGCCGGCTACGGACTGACCGGGCTGCGCGAACGCGCCCTGCTGGCAGGCGGCACCCTTCACACCGAAGTCGTGGACAACACCTGGCAGGTGTGCGTCACAATTCCCGCGTGACCGGTACCACGCCCCCGATCAGGGTCCTCGTCGCCGACGACCAAGCCGCCGTCCGGGAAGGACTGGCGCTGCTGCTGGGCACGCTCCCGGGCATCGAGGTCGTCGGCCAGGCCGAGGACGGCAACGCCGCCGCCGCGCTGGCCCGCGACCTCCAACCGGACGTGGTGCTGATGGACCTCAACATGCCGCACTGCGACGGCATCGACGCCACCACCCGCATCCTCACCGACCACCCGGACATCCGGGTCGTGGTGCTGACCACCTACGAGGACGACACGTCCATCCTCGGCGCCCTGCAGGCCGGCGCCCTCGGCTACCTGACCAAGGCCGCCACCCGCGCCGACATCGAACGCGCCGTCAAAGCCGCCGCCGCGGGCCAGGCCGTCCTCGACCCCGCCGCCCAGCGCACCCTGCTCGCCGCCGCCACCGGCATACCCGCCCCGGCCACACCCACCGACTCCGCCCCGGACGATCTCACCGCCCGCGAGGCGGACGTACTGCGACTGATCGCCGAAGGACGCTCCAACCGGGAGATCGCCCGCAGGCTCGTCGTCAGCGAAGCCACCGTCAAGACTCACATCAACCGCATCTTCGCCAAGACCGGAAGCCGCGACCGGGCCCAGGCCATCCGCTACGCCTACACCCACGGCTACGCCGAGCCCGGAACGAGTACGTGACCACCCACCGGACGACACCCGTGGCGACGACTCGCTCAGGGCTCCCACGCCGGCTCGGACCGCTCTACCTGACGCCGAGCGCGATCCTGTCGTCCTGGATCGTCCACCTCTGCGACTGCCTGCCGGGGCGACACCTGTCCGAGCGCTACCGCATGGCCCGGGTCGGCTTCGACGTCTTCCTCCTCGGCCAACTCGCGCGTACCGGCGCCTACGCCCTGCGTCCCCGCCGGCGCGACCGTGTCCCTCCCCACGCCGCCGCGAGCACCGCCATGCTCTGCCTCGACGCATGGTTCGACGTCACCACCAGCACCCGGCACGACTTGCCGCTCTCCCTCCTCCTCGCCGGCCTGTGCTGGTGGCCGGCCTCCCGCCCTCGCACCTGAGCACCCCGGCCGACACCAGTCAGGCCGTCCGCGCCGGGCGCCCCGGACCCTGGGCGGAGCCACCCACCGCCACGCACGCCATGGTCGCGTCCGTCTCCACCCGGTCCCCACCCGGAGTACAACCACGCGCCGACGCCCGGCGCACCCTCCGGTCCCTAGCGTGAAGGACGTCCAAGGAAACGCCCACCAGCGATGACAGCAAACCGGAGGCCCTGACATGTTCCTCGCCCACTACATCGCCGGATGGACCGGCATCCCCACCGGGATCGTCATCGCGGCCCTGTTCATCCTCCGCAAGCGCGGCACGGAACTGCGTGCCCGTCGGACGCAGGCTCGCCGGTCCACCGCACCTGTCCGGCCGCAGAGGCCCGTCCGTTGACAGCTCCGGAGCCGGGTCGATCCGAGACCACCCGGTCTCTGCCTCCTCCCCGCCTCGTAGGAAGTTCCCTCGTCGGCGCGTAACGTGAAGCAGCATGAAGATCCTCATCAGTGCCGACATGGAGGGGGCCACGGGCGTCACGTGGCCGGGTGACGTGCTGCCGGGGACACCGCAGTGGGAGCGGTGCCGGTCGATGTTCACCTCCGACGTGAACGCCGCCGCGCAGGGCTTCTTCGACGGCGGCGCCGACCAGGTGCTCGTCAACGAGGCCCACTGGTCCATGCGCAACCTGCTGCTGGAGCGCCTCGACGACCGGGTCGAGATGCTCACCGGACGGCACAAGACACTGTCCATGGTGGAGGGCGTCCAGCACGGCGACGTCGACGGCATCGCCTTCGTCGGCTACCACACGGGCGCCGGTATGGAGGGCGTCCTCGCCCACACCTACCTCGCCAACCAGATCACCGGGGTGTGGCTCAACGACGTCCGCGCCAGCGAGGGTCTGCTCAACGCCCATGTCGTCGCCGAGTACGGCGTGCCCGTCGTCCTGGTCACCGGCGACGACCTCGCCTGCGAGGACGCCCTCGGCTATGCGCCCGAGGCGCTCAAGGTCGCCGTCAAGGACCATGTGTCCCGCTATGCGGCGGTGTGCCGGACCCCGGCCCGCACCGCCGCCGAGATCCGCGCCGCCGCCAAGGAGGCCGCACGCCTGGCGGTCCGTCAGGAGCCGGTCCAGGCCGGTCCGTTCACGGTCGCGGTCGAGTTCGACGCCGAGCACCTGGCGATGGCCGCCACCGTCGTCCCCGGGGTCGCGCACATCGGGGAGCGGAAGGTGACGTACACCGGCGCCACCATGTACGAGGCCATCCGGACGTTCAAGGCGGTCACCACGATCGTGTCCGCCGCCGTGGAGGAGCAGTATGGCTGAGCAGCAGGCGGACGACCTGGCCCTGGCCGAGGTCGTGGAGTTCACCTCCGGCCTGATCCGGATCGACACCACCAACCGGGGCGGCGGCGACTGCCGGGAGCGGCCGGCCGCCGAGTACGCCGCCGAGCGGCTGGCCGGCGCAGGCCTCGAGCCGCTGCTGCTGGAACGCACACCGGGCCGTACCAACGTCGTCGCCCGGATCGAGGGCACCGACCCCTCCGCCGACGCGCTGCTCGTCCACGGTCACCTCGACGTGGTGCCCGCCGAGGCCGCCGACTGGAGCGTGCACCCGTTCTCCGGGGAGGTCCGCGACGGGGTGGTCTGGGGGCGCGGCGCCGTCGACATGAAGAACATGGACGCGATGATCCTCGCGGTCGTGCGCGGCTGGGCCCGCCAGGGCGTACGACCCCGCCGGGACATCGTCATCGCCTTCACCGCCGACGAGGAGGCCAGCGCCGAGGACGGCTCCGGGTTCCTCGCCGACCGCCACCCCGAACTGTTCGAGGGCTGCACCGAGGGCATCAGCGAGTCCGGTGCCTTCACCTTCCACGACGGCGCGGGCAGAGGGATCTACCCGATCGGGGCGGGCGAGCGCGGCACCGCCTGGCTGAAGCTCACCGCGCGCGGCCGGGCCGGACACGGCTCCAAGGTGAACGACGAGAACGCGGTCACCCGGCTCGCCGCCGCCGTCACCCGCATCGGCGAGCACACCTGGCCGCTGCGCCTCACCCCGACCGTGCGGGCCGCTCTCACCGAACTCGCCGCCCTGTACGGCATCGAGCCCGACTTCCGGGACGTGGACATGCTGCTGGACAAGCTCGGCCCGGCGGCGAAGCTGGTGGAGGCGACCGTCCGCAACAGCGCCAACCCGACCATGCTGAACGCCGGTTACAAGGTCAACGTCATCCCCGGCGAGGCAGTCGCCCATGTCGACGGACGGTATCTGCCGGGTGGCGAGGAGGAGTTCGCCGCCACCCTCGACGAGTTGACCGGCCCTGATGTCAGCTGGGAGTTCGCCCACCGGGAGGTGGCCCTGCAGGCGCCCGTGGACTCGCCGACCTTCGCGCGGATGCGGGCCGCCGTCGAGGAGTTCGCTCCGGAGGGGCATGTGGTGCCGTACTGCATGTCGGGCGGCACCGATGCCAAGCAGTTCTCCCGGCTCGGCATCACCGGCTACGGTTTCACCCCGTTGAAGCTGCCCGAGGACCTCGACTACCAGGCCCTGTTCCACGGCGTGGACGAGCGGGTGCCCGTCGAGGCACTGCACTTCGGCGTCCGCGTCCTCGACCGCCTGCTGCGCACGGTCTAGCCCCGAGAACGGAGGGTGCACGGTGCTGACCTCGCCGTACGGCACATGGCCGTCACCCGTCGACGCGGCGCTGGCCGCCGCGCACGACGGGCGGCCGGAGTGGGTGGGCTTCGTCGGGGACGAGGTGTGGTGGACCGAGCCCCGGCCGGCCGAGGGCGGCCGCCGGGCCCTGGTGCGCCGCACGGCCGAGGGCACGGAGGAGACCGTGCTGCCCGCGCCCTGGCACGTGCGCAACCGGGTCGTCGAGTACGGCGGCTGCCCCTGGACGGGGGCGATGGACGCGGGCCGGCCGCTGGTCGTCTTCACGCACTTCGCCGACCAGCGGATGTACCGGTACGAGCCCGGCGGCGAGCCGCTTGCGCTGACCCCGCCCTCCCTGGTGGGCGCGGGACTGCGCTGGGCGGACCCGCACCTGGACCTCGACCGCGGCGAGGTGTGGTGCGTCCTGGAGGAGTTCACCGGGGACGGCCCCGGCGACGTACGGCGCGTGCTCGCCGCCGTACCGCTGGACGGATCCGCCGCCGAGGACCGCTCGGCGGTGCGCGAACTCACCGACGGACGGCACCGGTTCGTCACCGGCCCGCGCCTGTCACCCGACGGCCGCCGCGCCGCGTGGCTCGCCTGGGACCATCCACGGATGCCGTGGGACGGCACGGAACTTCTCGTCGCCGAGATCGGAGCCGACGGCGTACTGCATGGCGTCCACACGGTCGCCGGCGGACCGCGTGAGGCGATCGCACAGGCCGACTGGTCCGCGGACGGCAGTCTTCTGTACACGAGCGACCGCAGCGGCTGGTGGAACCTGTACCGCGACGGCACCCCGCTGTGCCCGCGCGAGGAGGAGTTCGCCGGCCCGCTGTGGCGCCCGGGTCTGCGCTGGTTCGCGCCGCTGGACAGCGGGCTGATCGCGGTCGTCCACGGCAGGGGGTCGACCATGCTCGGCATACTGGATCCGGAGTCCGGTGAGATCGGCGACGCCGTCGGACCCTGGACCGAGTTCGCGCCCACGCTCGCCGCCCGCGGCGGCCGGGCCGTCGCGGTCGGCGCCGGCCCGCGCACCGGCTACGAAGTGGTCGAACTGGACACCGTCACCGGCCGGACCCGCGCCATCGGTGCCCGGCACCGCGACGCCGTCGACCCCGCCTACTACCCCGAGCCGCGGATCCGTACCTTCCCCGGACCCGACGGCCGCGAGGTGCACGCCCACGTCTACCCGCCGCACCACCCCACGTGCACCGCGTCCGACGGCGAGGCGCCCCCTTACGTCATCTGGGCGCACGGCGGACCCACCGACCGGGTGCCGCTCGTACTGGACCTGGCGATCGCCTATTTCACCTCGCGGGGCATCGGGGTCGCCGAGGTGAACTACGGCGGCTCCACCGGCTACGGCCGCGCCTACCGTGAGCGGCTGCGCGAGCAGTGGGGCGTGGTCGACGTCGAGGACTGCGCGGCCGTCGCCCGCGCCCTCGCCGAGGAGGGCACCGCCGACCCGGACCGGCTCGCCATCCGCGGCGGCAGCGCGGGCGGCTGGACCGCCGCCGCCTCCCTGACCACCACCGACGTCTACGCCTGCGGCACCATCGTCTACCCGATCCTGGACCTCGCCACCTGGGGCCCCGGCGATACCCACGACTTCGAGTCCCGCTACCTCGAATCGCTGATCGGACCGTTCACCGAGGTGCCCGCCCGGTACGCCGAGCGCTCGCCCACCAGCCACGCCGACCGGCTCACCGCACCGTTCCTGCTGCTCCAGGGCCTGGACGACGTGATCTGCCCGCCCGCCCAGAGCGAGCGCTTCCTCGCCCGGATCGCCGGCCGGGACGTGCCGCACGCCCACCTCACCTTCGCGGGGGAGGGGCACGGGTTCCGGAGGGCCGAGACGATGGTGCGTGCATTGGAGGCCGAGCTGTCCTTGTACGCTCAGGTGTTCGGACTGGACGTGCCCGGCGTCCCGAGACTGGAGCTGCACCCGTGAAGGAACTGACCCGGCCGGAGCGACTGGCCCCCGGCGCGCGGGTGGCGGTCGTCGCCACCAGCGGACCGGTGCCCGAGGAGCGGCTCCAGGCCGGGCTCGACGTACTGCGCGGCTGGGACCTCGACCCGGTCGCTGCACCCCATGTCCTGGACCGGCACGCCGAGTTCGGGTATCTGGCCGGTGCGGACGCCGACCGCGCGGCCGACCTGCAGAACGCCTGGTGCGACCCGTCGGTGGACGCGGTGCTGTGCGCCCGCGGCGGGTACGGGGCGCAGCGCATGATCGACCTGCTGGACTGGGAGGCGATGCGGGCGGCCGGCCCGAAGGTCTTCGTCGGCTTCAGCGACACCACCGTCCTGCACGAGGCCTTCGCAACCCGACTCGGCCTCGCCACGCTGTACGGGCCGATGGCGGCCGGCATCGACTTCATCAAGAACGCCCGGGCCCAGGACCATCTGCGGGCCACCCTCCTCGCCCCGGAGACCGTCCGCACCATCGCCTCCGGCGGTACGGCCCTGGTGCCCGGCCGGGCCCGTGGGATCACCCTCGGCGGCTGCCTGGCCCTGCTCGCCGCGGAACGCGGCGCACCGCACGCACGTCCTTCGGCCGCCGGCGGACTGCTGTGCCTGGAGGACGTCGGCGAGAGGACGTACCGGCTGGACCGCTACCTCACCCAACTCCTGCGTGCCGGCTGGCTGGAGGGTGTGCGCGGGGTGCTGCTCGGCTCCTGGGAGGACTGCTCCGACCACGCCGGGATACGCCCCCTGCTGGCCGACCGGCTCGGCGGGCTCGGCGTGCCGGTGGTGGAGGAGTTCGGCTTCGGTCACTGCGCGGGCGCGCTGACCATCCCCTTCGGTGTGGCGGCCGAACTGGACGCGGACACCGTCACCTTGACCCTGGACGAGCCCGCCCTGCGCTGACCTGCCCGCACCCTCACCTGTGGCCTCACAGGCCGCCTCGGGACCCGCACGCCGCGACGGCGGACCCCGGCGCCCCTCACATGCCCCCCGCGCCACCGGTGTCCTCTGCGGCGGTTTTCCGGGTGCGGCGTGCGCCGCGGCGCCGTACGCTGGCCCGATGCCGCACCCCGTACCCCGCTACCTCGCCGAGGGCCCGCGCGTGGCCATCCGCCACTTCGCCCTCGAGGACGGGCCCGAGTTCACGGCCCGCACCCGCGAGAGCAAGGACCTGCACCGGCCGTGGCTGTTCCCGCCGGACACCGAGGAGGCCTACGCCTCCTACGCCGGCCGGCTGATCAAGGACCCGACGAAGGCCGGGTTCCTGGTGTGCGCGAGGGACGGCGGGGGCATCGCCGGTTACATCAACATCAACAACATCGTCCGGGGCGGCTTCCAGTGCGGCGCGCTCGGCTACGGCGCCTTCGTCCACGCCGCCGGTCGCGGCCTGATGCGCGAGGGCCTCGACCTGGTCGTCGGCCACGCCTTCGGCCCGCTGGGCCTGCACCGGCTGGAGATCAACGCCCAGCCCGGCAACACCGCCTCCATCGCCCTCGCCCGGGGTGCCGGGTTCCGGCTGGAGGGCTTCTCGCCCGCCATGATCCACATCGACGGAGCCTGGCGCGACCACGAACGCTGGGCGCTCACCGCGGAGATGCGCGCCTCCGGCTGAACCCCGGCCGGGCAGGACCGCTTTCCGCGCCTTTGCGCAATCCTGACCAGCACCTCCCCTGGCCGTCGCACCGCACGCCGGGTTCCATGGTGATCGTGACAAGGATCCGACGTGAGGTACTGACCCTGCCCGCCGCGCAGCTGGGCCCCGACAACCCGCTGCCCCCGCTGCACCTGCTCGACGAGGTTCACCGTGTCGACGACCGGGACCTCGACGGCCTGCCCCGGGACATGGCACGGCAGCTCGCCCACGAGCCGCTCACCAGCCTGCTCCCGGTCCGGGTCCGCGACGGCTACGGCAGATCCCGCGCACCCCGCGCCCTCGACGCGCTGGTGATCGAGAACGACCGGTTGCGCGCCACCGTCCTGCCCGGCCTCGGCGGGCGCGTCGCCTCCCTGCTCCACCTGCCCACCGGACGCGAACTCCTCTACCGCAACCCGGTGTTCCAGCCCGCGAACTTCGCCCTCAACGGCGCCTGGTACTCCGGCGGCATCGAATGGAACATCGGCGCCACCGGCCACACCACCCTGTCCTGTGCGCCGTTGCACGCCGCCCGCGTCACCGCCCCCGACGGCGGCGAGATGCTGCGGCTGTGGGAGTGGGAGCGGCTGCGCGACCTGCCCTTCCAGGTCGACCTGTGGCTCCCGGACGGCTCCGACTTCCTCTACGTCGCCGTCCGCGTCCGCAACCCGCACGAGCGGCCCGCGCCGGCCTACTGGTGGTCCAACACCGCGGTACCGGAGGAGCGCAGGATCCTCGCCCCGGCCGACGAGGCCTGGCAGTTCGGCTACGAGCGCCGGCTGCGCCGGGTGCCCGTCCCGTCGTACGACGGCGTCGACCGCACCCACCCCCTCAACAGCCCCTACGCCGCCGACTACTTCTACGAGGTGCCGGACGGCCGGCGTCGCTGGATCGCCGCGGTGGACGCCGACGGGCACGGGCTGGTGCAGACCTCCACCGACACCCTGCGCGGCCGCAAACTCTTCGTATGGGGCCATCTGCCCGGCGGACGGCGCTGGCAGCAGTGGCTGACCGAACCCGGCACCGGCGGCTACTGCGAGATCCAGGCCGGCCTCGCCCGCACCCAGCTCGAACACGTCCGGCTCGAGGCCGAGAGCGAGGTGTCCTGGCTGGAGGCGTACGGACCGCTGGACACACCGGCCGACGGCGACTGGGCCCGGGCCGTGCAGGGCGCCGAGGAACGGCTGGAGACGGCTCTGCCGCCCGCCCGCGTCGAGGAGGCGTACGCCGCCTGGCAGTCGTGCGCCGACACCGAACCCGGCGAGATCCTGGCCGCCGGATCCGGCTGGGGCGCCCTCGAAGTCCTGCGCGCCGACTGGAAACTGCCCGGCACCCCGTTTGCCGAGTCCACCCTCACCGAGGCCCAGGCACCCTGGCGGGAACTGCTGCGCACCGGCTCACTGCCCGAGCCGCGCCGGGTGCGG
This region includes:
- a CDS encoding sensor histidine kinase; its protein translation is MPAVVPALRDRSAYLWGIRVMRLAGLAALFFSTVHARPPAGWHGRGPAISCALGVMAAGWLLWIAAEHRPRLLTVSLAATALGGGALGGLSPHSVGIAAAAVAALVAAAALTPETSIAIAVAASLALAVTTIVVGGGTAVMLGYLVLVGAGLGMGFIRLGQIQRAEQAEALLEQTRRAQQAEAQAAVLHERTRIAREIHDILAHSLGALSMQLEAAQALLQASPATGEDPALGKALGCVGRAGDLARTGLTETRRAVHALREDSVLLPELLARLATGPEQDDTAPAVRLQVAGTVRRLEPDATLAVLRTAQEAVTNAAKHAPGQPVTLTLVYTEDHTTLTASNPLSDAAAPRPLGASGAGYGLTGLRERALLAGGTLHTEVVDNTWQVCVTIPA
- a CDS encoding response regulator transcription factor: MTGTTPPIRVLVADDQAAVREGLALLLGTLPGIEVVGQAEDGNAAAALARDLQPDVVLMDLNMPHCDGIDATTRILTDHPDIRVVVLTTYEDDTSILGALQAGALGYLTKAATRADIERAVKAAAAGQAVLDPAAQRTLLAAATGIPAPATPTDSAPDDLTAREADVLRLIAEGRSNREIARRLVVSEATVKTHINRIFAKTGSRDRAQAIRYAYTHGYAEPGTST
- a CDS encoding M55 family metallopeptidase, translating into MKILISADMEGATGVTWPGDVLPGTPQWERCRSMFTSDVNAAAQGFFDGGADQVLVNEAHWSMRNLLLERLDDRVEMLTGRHKTLSMVEGVQHGDVDGIAFVGYHTGAGMEGVLAHTYLANQITGVWLNDVRASEGLLNAHVVAEYGVPVVLVTGDDLACEDALGYAPEALKVAVKDHVSRYAAVCRTPARTAAEIRAAAKEAARLAVRQEPVQAGPFTVAVEFDAEHLAMAATVVPGVAHIGERKVTYTGATMYEAIRTFKAVTTIVSAAVEEQYG
- a CDS encoding M20/M25/M40 family metallo-hydrolase — translated: MAEQQADDLALAEVVEFTSGLIRIDTTNRGGGDCRERPAAEYAAERLAGAGLEPLLLERTPGRTNVVARIEGTDPSADALLVHGHLDVVPAEAADWSVHPFSGEVRDGVVWGRGAVDMKNMDAMILAVVRGWARQGVRPRRDIVIAFTADEEASAEDGSGFLADRHPELFEGCTEGISESGAFTFHDGAGRGIYPIGAGERGTAWLKLTARGRAGHGSKVNDENAVTRLAAAVTRIGEHTWPLRLTPTVRAALTELAALYGIEPDFRDVDMLLDKLGPAAKLVEATVRNSANPTMLNAGYKVNVIPGEAVAHVDGRYLPGGEEEFAATLDELTGPDVSWEFAHREVALQAPVDSPTFARMRAAVEEFAPEGHVVPYCMSGGTDAKQFSRLGITGYGFTPLKLPEDLDYQALFHGVDERVPVEALHFGVRVLDRLLRTV
- a CDS encoding S9 family peptidase — its product is MLTSPYGTWPSPVDAALAAAHDGRPEWVGFVGDEVWWTEPRPAEGGRRALVRRTAEGTEETVLPAPWHVRNRVVEYGGCPWTGAMDAGRPLVVFTHFADQRMYRYEPGGEPLALTPPSLVGAGLRWADPHLDLDRGEVWCVLEEFTGDGPGDVRRVLAAVPLDGSAAEDRSAVRELTDGRHRFVTGPRLSPDGRRAAWLAWDHPRMPWDGTELLVAEIGADGVLHGVHTVAGGPREAIAQADWSADGSLLYTSDRSGWWNLYRDGTPLCPREEEFAGPLWRPGLRWFAPLDSGLIAVVHGRGSTMLGILDPESGEIGDAVGPWTEFAPTLAARGGRAVAVGAGPRTGYEVVELDTVTGRTRAIGARHRDAVDPAYYPEPRIRTFPGPDGREVHAHVYPPHHPTCTASDGEAPPYVIWAHGGPTDRVPLVLDLAIAYFTSRGIGVAEVNYGGSTGYGRAYRERLREQWGVVDVEDCAAVARALAEEGTADPDRLAIRGGSAGGWTAAASLTTTDVYACGTIVYPILDLATWGPGDTHDFESRYLESLIGPFTEVPARYAERSPTSHADRLTAPFLLLQGLDDVICPPAQSERFLARIAGRDVPHAHLTFAGEGHGFRRAETMVRALEAELSLYAQVFGLDVPGVPRLELHP
- a CDS encoding S66 peptidase family protein, with the protein product MKELTRPERLAPGARVAVVATSGPVPEERLQAGLDVLRGWDLDPVAAPHVLDRHAEFGYLAGADADRAADLQNAWCDPSVDAVLCARGGYGAQRMIDLLDWEAMRAAGPKVFVGFSDTTVLHEAFATRLGLATLYGPMAAGIDFIKNARAQDHLRATLLAPETVRTIASGGTALVPGRARGITLGGCLALLAAERGAPHARPSAAGGLLCLEDVGERTYRLDRYLTQLLRAGWLEGVRGVLLGSWEDCSDHAGIRPLLADRLGGLGVPVVEEFGFGHCAGALTIPFGVAAELDADTVTLTLDEPALR
- a CDS encoding GNAT family N-acetyltransferase — translated: MPHPVPRYLAEGPRVAIRHFALEDGPEFTARTRESKDLHRPWLFPPDTEEAYASYAGRLIKDPTKAGFLVCARDGGGIAGYININNIVRGGFQCGALGYGAFVHAAGRGLMREGLDLVVGHAFGPLGLHRLEINAQPGNTASIALARGAGFRLEGFSPAMIHIDGAWRDHERWALTAEMRASG
- a CDS encoding DUF5107 domain-containing protein — protein: MVIVTRIRREVLTLPAAQLGPDNPLPPLHLLDEVHRVDDRDLDGLPRDMARQLAHEPLTSLLPVRVRDGYGRSRAPRALDALVIENDRLRATVLPGLGGRVASLLHLPTGRELLYRNPVFQPANFALNGAWYSGGIEWNIGATGHTTLSCAPLHAARVTAPDGGEMLRLWEWERLRDLPFQVDLWLPDGSDFLYVAVRVRNPHERPAPAYWWSNTAVPEERRILAPADEAWQFGYERRLRRVPVPSYDGVDRTHPLNSPYAADYFYEVPDGRRRWIAAVDADGHGLVQTSTDTLRGRKLFVWGHLPGGRRWQQWLTEPGTGGYCEIQAGLARTQLEHVRLEAESEVSWLEAYGPLDTPADGDWARAVQGAEERLETALPPARVEEAYAAWQSCADTEPGEILAAGSGWGALEVLRADWKLPGTPFAESTLTEAQAPWRELLRTGSLPEPRRVRPPGETLVAPHWRDMLETAPATPHTEYHLGIAQWHAGDRAQAVRSWERALQLAPSLWPLLRCLAVADQTVGHHERAAERYAEAFDDLCRERRDDGEVWTAALAALGRETLRALLRARRTADARAVWDRLLPAVRERGRFRLLQAELLLAEGRPDHARAVFDAGFEVADLREGEEAIGRLWARLTDEPLPARHDFRMRPDQA